Proteins from one Drosophila gunungcola strain Sukarami chromosome 3R, Dgunungcola_SK_2, whole genome shotgun sequence genomic window:
- the LOC128260163 gene encoding uncharacterized protein LOC128260163 isoform X1 yields the protein MFRQGKHKLSSGSVSSKNPDESVSSKDRSNKVTKDKFEEDQPRKFCRRRCFVESSGHVEYRNGRNAKEKVFKTSFNHKEQSYQSKTEDFSDEKVEDVPQDVEYISSEQDEMHSGSHISHQSTDCSKSFSQIYSEIFEESKERQEKAERACRAYNINKSKLRRTLEVCGSGGPGSGNYESSWESEYSSKLTKSSQEYDNLSVQGQLQSINGSQEKDSLIHEKKISKNHRLKRSKIPVNKPEHKHRWSSHRNQESKKLCSHRPESMCSADSSFVSKHECSGFSFSSVCSRSRKYHSEDYSAVVTDGSDYPADGRGDSSTGIPTTATSQSRSQRDYLSSGSTRHRLHHHNRRQRSVPKTYQDRGNSPINIKTRRKTHDYHELCSEIGTEKVRKGLLGRSSASVGVQYPSEDEIEDQNSEQCLPIEFDSHEDCLLSAKEMKVMSTINSGKKPFQDIEISNIDHRSVTTEEDLDMYDDELTDNVDLELYDKEEAYNDEYSHDTEINDEKKDLSDEYDQFGQKPDDEVEYIKSDQELSTEYEQDLSLGQQEIFDKESEQSKKSAEVKPKSPLSLKIYNADEALMEIPEDFEGSAVVLDDDADFLDITLTDDEEQIRAKLMAAALTTRRSGCSISASSGLKSRRSTESRSSILSYKPSVIFTRRSEVIEDENVPRRNNRVALLAEQVLRSVSKSHTEEPEWQPLMEQVSDPELNKQPLAERELFKKFTSDLTDSGTPLCVDRQLLSKEFNKKLQRQLKSIVETFQ from the exons ATG TTCCGTCAGGGTAAGCACAAGCTGAGCTCTGGCAGCGTATCCTCAAAAAATCCGGATGAGTCCGTCTCAAGTAAAGATCGCAGCAATAAAGTCACCAAAGACAAATTCGAAGAGGACCAACCCAGAAAGTTCTGTAGACGTAGATGTTTTGTAGAGAGTTCCGGACATGTTGAATACCGCAATGGCAGGAACGCTAAAGAGAAGGTTTTCAAAACAAGCTTCAATCACAAGGAGCAAAGTTATCAGTCAAAGACCGAAGACTTTTCGGATGAAAAGGTCGAAGATGTACCCCAAGATGTAGAATACATATCTAGTGAACAGGACGAGATGCACTCTGGGTCTCATATCAGCCATCAGTCCACTGACTGTTCTAAAAGCTTTAGCCAAATCTATAGCGAAATCTTCGAGGAGTCCAAGGAACGACAAGAAAAAGCAGAGCGCGCATGTCGGGCCTACAACATAAACAAATCTAAACTGCGTAGGACCCTTGAAGTGTGTGGGTCTGGGGGTCCGGGAAGTGGAAACTATGAGAGCAGCTGGGAATCGGAGTACTCTAGCAAGTTGACAAAGAGTTCCCAGGAATATGACAATCTATCGGTACAAGGACAGCTCCAGAGCATAAATGGCAGTCAGGAGAAAGATTCCCTTATCCAtgagaaaaaaatatctaaaaatcaTAGACTAAAGCGTTCCAAAATACCTGTAAATAAACCAGAGCATAAGCACAGGTGGAGTTCGCACAGAAACCAAGAATCGAAGAAACTCTGTTCTCATCGGCCGGAAAGTATGTGTTCTGCTGATAGTTCTTTCGTGTCCAAGCACGAGTGTTCAGGGTTTAGCTTTAGCTCGGTATGCTCCAGATCAAGAAAATACCATTCTGAGGACTACAGCGCAGTTGTGACTGATGGGTCCGATTACCCTGCAGACGGCAGAGGTGACTCGAGCACGGGAATTCCCACTACTGCGACATCGCAATCCCGCTCACAAAGAGATTATCTTTCGAGCGGCAGCACACGCCATCGTCTTCATCATCATAATCGTCGCCAGAGAAGTGTGCCCAAGACGTATCAAGATCGTGGAAATAGTCCCATTAACATCAAGACAAGGCGAAAAACGCACGACTACCACGAACTTTGCAGCGAAATTGGCACCGAAAAAGTGAGGAAGGGTTTGCTTGGCCGATCAAGTGCCTCTGTTGGGGTGCAATATCCCAGTGAAGATGAAATCGAGGATCAAAATTCGGAGCAATGTCTTCCAATCGAGTTTGATAGTCATGAAGACTGCTTGCTGAGCGCTAAAGAAATGAAAGTAATGAGCACCATTAATAGTGGAAAAAAACCTTTTCAGGATATCGAGATCAGCAATATAGATCATCGTAGTGTGACCACTGAAGAGGATCTAGATATGTACGATGATGAGCTAACTGATAACGTGGATCTCGAGTTATACGATAAAGAAGAAGCATATAATGATGAATATAGCCATGACACCGAGATAAACGATGAAAAGAAAGACCTTTCTGATGAATATGAtcaatttggccaaaaaccaGACGACGAAGTG GAATATATTAAAAGTGATCAAGAATTGAGCACTGAATATGAACAAGATTTATCTTTAGGCCAACAAGAAATCTTCGATAAAGAGTCAGAGCAGTCCAAGAAAAGTGCTGAAGTTAAGCCCAAAAGCCCCCTGAGTCTTAAGATATACAATGCTGATGAGGCCCTGATGGAGATTCCCGAGGACTTTGAGGGCTCTGCGGTTGTTCTGGACGACGATGCTGACTTCCTGGACATCACGCTGACCGATGATGAGGAGCAGATCCGGGCCAAGTTAATGGCGGCAGCGCTAACCACCAGAAGGAGTGGCTGCTCCATCAGCGCCTCCAGCGGTCTTAAGTCCCGTCGCTCCACTGAGTCACGGTCCAGCATCCTCAGCTACAAGCCCAGTGTGATCTTCACTCGCCGATCGGAGGTGATTGAGGATGAAAATGTTCCCAGGCGGAACAATCGAGTTGCGCTCCTGGCCGAGCAAGTTCTGCGGAGCGTTTCCAAGTCCCACACAGAGGAACCCGAATGGCAACCCTTGATGGAGCAGGTCTCCGACCCAGAGCTTAATAAGCAACCATTGGCGGAGAGGGAGTTGTTTAAAAAGTTCACCAGCGACCTGACAGACAGTGGAACCCCACTTTGCGTGGACCGACAGTTGCTTTCCAAGGAATTCAATAAAAAGCTGCAGCGCCAGCTAAAATCAATTGTGGAGACTTTCCAATGA
- the LOC128260163 gene encoding uncharacterized protein LOC128260163 isoform X2 → MGKHKLSSGSVSSKNPDESVSSKDRSNKVTKDKFEEDQPRKFCRRRCFVESSGHVEYRNGRNAKEKVFKTSFNHKEQSYQSKTEDFSDEKVEDVPQDVEYISSEQDEMHSGSHISHQSTDCSKSFSQIYSEIFEESKERQEKAERACRAYNINKSKLRRTLEVCGSGGPGSGNYESSWESEYSSKLTKSSQEYDNLSVQGQLQSINGSQEKDSLIHEKKISKNHRLKRSKIPVNKPEHKHRWSSHRNQESKKLCSHRPESMCSADSSFVSKHECSGFSFSSVCSRSRKYHSEDYSAVVTDGSDYPADGRGDSSTGIPTTATSQSRSQRDYLSSGSTRHRLHHHNRRQRSVPKTYQDRGNSPINIKTRRKTHDYHELCSEIGTEKVRKGLLGRSSASVGVQYPSEDEIEDQNSEQCLPIEFDSHEDCLLSAKEMKVMSTINSGKKPFQDIEISNIDHRSVTTEEDLDMYDDELTDNVDLELYDKEEAYNDEYSHDTEINDEKKDLSDEYDQFGQKPDDEVEYIKSDQELSTEYEQDLSLGQQEIFDKESEQSKKSAEVKPKSPLSLKIYNADEALMEIPEDFEGSAVVLDDDADFLDITLTDDEEQIRAKLMAAALTTRRSGCSISASSGLKSRRSTESRSSILSYKPSVIFTRRSEVIEDENVPRRNNRVALLAEQVLRSVSKSHTEEPEWQPLMEQVSDPELNKQPLAERELFKKFTSDLTDSGTPLCVDRQLLSKEFNKKLQRQLKSIVETFQ, encoded by the exons ATG GGTAAGCACAAGCTGAGCTCTGGCAGCGTATCCTCAAAAAATCCGGATGAGTCCGTCTCAAGTAAAGATCGCAGCAATAAAGTCACCAAAGACAAATTCGAAGAGGACCAACCCAGAAAGTTCTGTAGACGTAGATGTTTTGTAGAGAGTTCCGGACATGTTGAATACCGCAATGGCAGGAACGCTAAAGAGAAGGTTTTCAAAACAAGCTTCAATCACAAGGAGCAAAGTTATCAGTCAAAGACCGAAGACTTTTCGGATGAAAAGGTCGAAGATGTACCCCAAGATGTAGAATACATATCTAGTGAACAGGACGAGATGCACTCTGGGTCTCATATCAGCCATCAGTCCACTGACTGTTCTAAAAGCTTTAGCCAAATCTATAGCGAAATCTTCGAGGAGTCCAAGGAACGACAAGAAAAAGCAGAGCGCGCATGTCGGGCCTACAACATAAACAAATCTAAACTGCGTAGGACCCTTGAAGTGTGTGGGTCTGGGGGTCCGGGAAGTGGAAACTATGAGAGCAGCTGGGAATCGGAGTACTCTAGCAAGTTGACAAAGAGTTCCCAGGAATATGACAATCTATCGGTACAAGGACAGCTCCAGAGCATAAATGGCAGTCAGGAGAAAGATTCCCTTATCCAtgagaaaaaaatatctaaaaatcaTAGACTAAAGCGTTCCAAAATACCTGTAAATAAACCAGAGCATAAGCACAGGTGGAGTTCGCACAGAAACCAAGAATCGAAGAAACTCTGTTCTCATCGGCCGGAAAGTATGTGTTCTGCTGATAGTTCTTTCGTGTCCAAGCACGAGTGTTCAGGGTTTAGCTTTAGCTCGGTATGCTCCAGATCAAGAAAATACCATTCTGAGGACTACAGCGCAGTTGTGACTGATGGGTCCGATTACCCTGCAGACGGCAGAGGTGACTCGAGCACGGGAATTCCCACTACTGCGACATCGCAATCCCGCTCACAAAGAGATTATCTTTCGAGCGGCAGCACACGCCATCGTCTTCATCATCATAATCGTCGCCAGAGAAGTGTGCCCAAGACGTATCAAGATCGTGGAAATAGTCCCATTAACATCAAGACAAGGCGAAAAACGCACGACTACCACGAACTTTGCAGCGAAATTGGCACCGAAAAAGTGAGGAAGGGTTTGCTTGGCCGATCAAGTGCCTCTGTTGGGGTGCAATATCCCAGTGAAGATGAAATCGAGGATCAAAATTCGGAGCAATGTCTTCCAATCGAGTTTGATAGTCATGAAGACTGCTTGCTGAGCGCTAAAGAAATGAAAGTAATGAGCACCATTAATAGTGGAAAAAAACCTTTTCAGGATATCGAGATCAGCAATATAGATCATCGTAGTGTGACCACTGAAGAGGATCTAGATATGTACGATGATGAGCTAACTGATAACGTGGATCTCGAGTTATACGATAAAGAAGAAGCATATAATGATGAATATAGCCATGACACCGAGATAAACGATGAAAAGAAAGACCTTTCTGATGAATATGAtcaatttggccaaaaaccaGACGACGAAGTG GAATATATTAAAAGTGATCAAGAATTGAGCACTGAATATGAACAAGATTTATCTTTAGGCCAACAAGAAATCTTCGATAAAGAGTCAGAGCAGTCCAAGAAAAGTGCTGAAGTTAAGCCCAAAAGCCCCCTGAGTCTTAAGATATACAATGCTGATGAGGCCCTGATGGAGATTCCCGAGGACTTTGAGGGCTCTGCGGTTGTTCTGGACGACGATGCTGACTTCCTGGACATCACGCTGACCGATGATGAGGAGCAGATCCGGGCCAAGTTAATGGCGGCAGCGCTAACCACCAGAAGGAGTGGCTGCTCCATCAGCGCCTCCAGCGGTCTTAAGTCCCGTCGCTCCACTGAGTCACGGTCCAGCATCCTCAGCTACAAGCCCAGTGTGATCTTCACTCGCCGATCGGAGGTGATTGAGGATGAAAATGTTCCCAGGCGGAACAATCGAGTTGCGCTCCTGGCCGAGCAAGTTCTGCGGAGCGTTTCCAAGTCCCACACAGAGGAACCCGAATGGCAACCCTTGATGGAGCAGGTCTCCGACCCAGAGCTTAATAAGCAACCATTGGCGGAGAGGGAGTTGTTTAAAAAGTTCACCAGCGACCTGACAGACAGTGGAACCCCACTTTGCGTGGACCGACAGTTGCTTTCCAAGGAATTCAATAAAAAGCTGCAGCGCCAGCTAAAATCAATTGTGGAGACTTTCCAATGA
- the LOC128260163 gene encoding uncharacterized protein LOC128260163 isoform X3 gives MFRQGKHKLSSGSVSSKNPDESVSSKDRSNKVTKDKFEEDQPRKFCRRRCFVESSGHVEYRNGRNAKEKVFKTSFNHKEQSYQSKTEDFSDEKVEDVPQDVEYISSEQDEMHSGSHISHQSTDCSKSFSQIYSEIFEESKERQEKAERACRAYNINKSKLRRTLEVCGSGGPGSGNYESSWESEYSSKLTKSSQEYDNLSVQGQLQSINGSQEKDSLIHEKKISKNHRLKRSKIPVNKPEHKHRWSSHRNQESKKLCSHRPESMCSADSSFVSKHECSGFSFSSVCSRSRKYHSEDYSAVVTDGSDYPADGRGDSSTGIPTTATSQSRSQRDYLSSGSTRHRLHHHNRRQRSVPKTYQDRGNSPINIKTRRKTHDYHELCSEIGTEKVRKGLLGRSSASVGVQYPSEDEIEDQNSEQCLPIEFDSHEDCLLSAKEMKVMSTINSGKKPFQDIEISNIDHRSVTTEEDLDMYDDELTDNVDLELYDKEEAYNDEYSHDTEINDEKKDLSDEYDQFGQKPDDEVANKKSSIKSQSSPRKVLKLSPKAP, from the exons ATG TTCCGTCAGGGTAAGCACAAGCTGAGCTCTGGCAGCGTATCCTCAAAAAATCCGGATGAGTCCGTCTCAAGTAAAGATCGCAGCAATAAAGTCACCAAAGACAAATTCGAAGAGGACCAACCCAGAAAGTTCTGTAGACGTAGATGTTTTGTAGAGAGTTCCGGACATGTTGAATACCGCAATGGCAGGAACGCTAAAGAGAAGGTTTTCAAAACAAGCTTCAATCACAAGGAGCAAAGTTATCAGTCAAAGACCGAAGACTTTTCGGATGAAAAGGTCGAAGATGTACCCCAAGATGTAGAATACATATCTAGTGAACAGGACGAGATGCACTCTGGGTCTCATATCAGCCATCAGTCCACTGACTGTTCTAAAAGCTTTAGCCAAATCTATAGCGAAATCTTCGAGGAGTCCAAGGAACGACAAGAAAAAGCAGAGCGCGCATGTCGGGCCTACAACATAAACAAATCTAAACTGCGTAGGACCCTTGAAGTGTGTGGGTCTGGGGGTCCGGGAAGTGGAAACTATGAGAGCAGCTGGGAATCGGAGTACTCTAGCAAGTTGACAAAGAGTTCCCAGGAATATGACAATCTATCGGTACAAGGACAGCTCCAGAGCATAAATGGCAGTCAGGAGAAAGATTCCCTTATCCAtgagaaaaaaatatctaaaaatcaTAGACTAAAGCGTTCCAAAATACCTGTAAATAAACCAGAGCATAAGCACAGGTGGAGTTCGCACAGAAACCAAGAATCGAAGAAACTCTGTTCTCATCGGCCGGAAAGTATGTGTTCTGCTGATAGTTCTTTCGTGTCCAAGCACGAGTGTTCAGGGTTTAGCTTTAGCTCGGTATGCTCCAGATCAAGAAAATACCATTCTGAGGACTACAGCGCAGTTGTGACTGATGGGTCCGATTACCCTGCAGACGGCAGAGGTGACTCGAGCACGGGAATTCCCACTACTGCGACATCGCAATCCCGCTCACAAAGAGATTATCTTTCGAGCGGCAGCACACGCCATCGTCTTCATCATCATAATCGTCGCCAGAGAAGTGTGCCCAAGACGTATCAAGATCGTGGAAATAGTCCCATTAACATCAAGACAAGGCGAAAAACGCACGACTACCACGAACTTTGCAGCGAAATTGGCACCGAAAAAGTGAGGAAGGGTTTGCTTGGCCGATCAAGTGCCTCTGTTGGGGTGCAATATCCCAGTGAAGATGAAATCGAGGATCAAAATTCGGAGCAATGTCTTCCAATCGAGTTTGATAGTCATGAAGACTGCTTGCTGAGCGCTAAAGAAATGAAAGTAATGAGCACCATTAATAGTGGAAAAAAACCTTTTCAGGATATCGAGATCAGCAATATAGATCATCGTAGTGTGACCACTGAAGAGGATCTAGATATGTACGATGATGAGCTAACTGATAACGTGGATCTCGAGTTATACGATAAAGAAGAAGCATATAATGATGAATATAGCCATGACACCGAGATAAACGATGAAAAGAAAGACCTTTCTGATGAATATGAtcaatttggccaaaaaccaGACGACGAAGTG GCCAACAAGAAATCTTCGATAAAGAGTCAGAGCAGTCCAAGAAAAGTGCTGAAGTTAAGCCCAAAAGCCCCCTGA